One Drosophila willistoni isolate 14030-0811.24 chromosome 2R unlocalized genomic scaffold, UCI_dwil_1.1 Seg167, whole genome shotgun sequence DNA segment encodes these proteins:
- the LOC6644105 gene encoding uncharacterized protein LOC6644105, with protein MPKIATLKLSASYEMVKLEEDGQQGLQSGPPAVSLKCLLALDQLALQQQINANFIFHAISNYRKTPFERKTLEFIAKKWLQLQMLWREFRQRDKQIRRGYKDAEPQHGYFQQELYELVHEKYMEARGRLSRDKRNLLLNGKAGQVQDQDRAQAQSQNVY; from the coding sequence ATGCCCAAAATAGCCACATTAAAGCTGAGCGCAAGTTACGAGATGGTAAAACTTGAGGAAGATGGTCAACAGGGATTACAGAGTGGGCCGCCTGCAGTTTCGCTCAAATGCCTCCTGGCTCTGGATCAATTGGCATTGCAGCAACAAATCAATGCAAATTTCATCTTTCATGCCATTTCCAACTACCGAAAGACACCATTCGAGCGCAAAACTCTGGAGTTCATTGCCAAAAAGTGGCTACAGTTGCAGATGCTGTGGCGTGAGTTTCGCCAGCGGGATAAGCAAATACGACGTGGCTACAAGGATGCGGAGCCGCAGCATGGTTACTTTCAGCAGGAGCTGTATGAGCTGGTCCATGAGAAATATATGGAGGCACGCGGTCGTTTAAGTCGGGACAAAAGAAATCTGCTGCTCAATGGCAAAGCTGGTCAGGTCCAAGACCAGGACAGGGCGCAGGCACAGTCGCAGAATGTTTACTGA